The following are from one region of the Cyanobium gracile PCC 6307 genome:
- a CDS encoding DUF1995 family protein, with amino-acid sequence MLPADLRTAEAEALQALQAALAAGSGGRWTVEFRFEGLRLMPVVLRLLEGLMAERPAVRLLFPDAGATALARRDAPDLAEQIGSFSDQRRRQQEEPSSGVLLLVGASQAEYELVEEVCGRHGDAVVLVNPALEDAAVGIGSVARQRRRGFLAGWRAAYALLPKADRALRIAYPGDWELYRLDPDGFRLAGSFEQKPDAEQQDLALSGRQEAGLGGNLRALGQMIEDLQN; translated from the coding sequence ATGCTGCCCGCCGACCTGCGCACCGCCGAAGCCGAAGCCCTCCAGGCCCTGCAGGCGGCCCTGGCGGCCGGATCGGGGGGGCGCTGGACCGTGGAGTTCCGTTTCGAAGGGCTGCGCCTGATGCCCGTGGTGCTGCGGCTGCTTGAAGGGCTGATGGCGGAGCGGCCCGCGGTGCGGCTGCTGTTTCCGGATGCCGGCGCCACCGCCCTGGCCCGCCGGGATGCGCCGGACCTGGCCGAGCAGATCGGCAGTTTTTCCGACCAGCGGCGTCGCCAGCAGGAGGAACCCTCCAGCGGCGTGCTGCTGCTGGTGGGGGCGAGCCAGGCCGAATACGAGCTGGTGGAGGAGGTGTGCGGCCGCCACGGGGACGCGGTGGTGCTCGTCAATCCGGCCCTGGAGGATGCCGCCGTGGGCATCGGCAGCGTGGCGCGCCAGCGGCGCCGCGGCTTTCTGGCCGGCTGGCGGGCCGCCTATGCCCTGCTGCCCAAGGCCGACCGGGCCCTGCGCATCGCCTACCCGGGCGACTGGGAGCTCTACCGGCTCGACCCCGACGGCTTCCGGTTGGCGGGGAGCTTTGAGCAGAAGCCCGATGCGGAGCAGCAGGATCTGGCCCTCAGCGGCCGCCAGGAGGCGGGTCTGGGCGGCAACCTGCGGGCCCTGGGCCAGATGATCGAGGACCTGCAGAACTGA
- a CDS encoding DUF4330 domain-containing protein, which yields MPSESPRPRSLSLVDVGAAAAALLAIGGVIWSPRLSGAVAQATGALEPVTVMVDVRGAPAAAPLELLEQARAEGKVAIVIRNQPHGSVAVKQILPFDRIISTLTPDGKVVSAPDPNQKTFSTFDGRFVLEGQGRRTAGGVVFGNQTIKIGAPVELEGTNYRFNGTVTGLKLGTS from the coding sequence ATGCCCAGCGAGTCGCCCCGGCCCCGTTCCCTCAGCCTCGTCGACGTCGGCGCCGCCGCCGCCGCCCTGCTGGCGATCGGGGGCGTGATCTGGAGCCCCCGGCTGAGCGGGGCGGTGGCCCAGGCCACCGGCGCTCTCGAGCCCGTCACCGTGATGGTGGACGTGCGCGGTGCCCCCGCCGCCGCCCCCCTGGAACTGCTGGAGCAGGCCCGGGCCGAGGGCAAGGTGGCGATCGTGATCCGCAACCAGCCCCACGGCAGCGTGGCGGTCAAGCAGATCCTCCCTTTCGACCGGATCATCTCCACCCTCACCCCCGACGGGAAGGTGGTGAGCGCCCCCGATCCCAACCAGAAGACCTTCAGCACCTTCGATGGTCGTTTCGTACTGGAGGGCCAGGGGCGCCGCACCGCCGGTGGGGTGGTCTTCGGCAACCAGACGATCAAGATCGGCGCCCCGGTGGAGCTGGAGGGCACCAACTACCGCTTCAACGGCACCGTGACGGGCCTGAAACTCGGAACCTCCTGA